The following coding sequences lie in one Onychomys torridus chromosome X, mOncTor1.1, whole genome shotgun sequence genomic window:
- the Mid1ip1 gene encoding mid1-interacting protein 1: MMQICDTYNQKHSLFNAMNRFIGAVNNMDQTVMVPSLLRDVPLSEPELDNEVEVGVEVGGSGSCLEERTTPAPSPGSANGSFFAPSRDMYSHYVLLKSIRNDIEWGVLHQPSSPPAGSEESTWKSKDILVGLSHLESTDAGEEDLEQQFHYHLRGLHTVLSKLTRKANILTNRYKQEIGFSNWGH, translated from the coding sequence ATGATGCAAATCTGCGACACTTACAACCAGAAGCACTCGCTCTTTAACGCCATGAATCGCTTCATTGGCGCGGTGAACAACATGGACCAGACCGTGATGGTGCCCAGTCTGCTGCGCGACGTGCCCCTCTCCGAGCCAGAGCTAGACAACGAGGTCGAGGTCGGCGTGGAGGTAGGAGGCAGtggcagctgcctggaggagCGCACGACCCCGGCTCCCAGCCCCGGCAGTGCCAACGGAAGCTTTTTCGCGCCCTCCCGGGACATGTATAGCCACTACGTGCTGCTCAAGTCCATCCGCAACGACATCGAGTGGGGAGTCCTGCACCAGCCATCGTCTCCGCCGGCCGGGAGCGAGGAGAGCACCTGGAAGTCCAAGGACATCCTAGTGGGCCTGAGCCACTTGGAGAGCACAGATGCTGGCGAGGAAGATCTGGAGCAGCAGTTCCACTACCACCTGCGCGGGCTGCACACCGTGCTCTCCAAACTCACCCGCAAAGCCAACATCCTCACCAACAGATACAAGCAGGAGATCGGCTTCAGTAATTGGGGCCACTGA